A genomic stretch from Mauremys mutica isolate MM-2020 ecotype Southern chromosome 18, ASM2049712v1, whole genome shotgun sequence includes:
- the TLR4 gene encoding toll-like receptor 4 isoform X1: MFGREALSIPTCFVQSLATLFLSQLMASSLNPCVEEITNITYRCMELNLSGVPAEIPPSTQNLDLSFNPLESLTSNYFSAVPALRFLDLTRCHIQTIEDYAFEDLHNLLTLILTANPLWHLGPKAFYSLTSLQKLVAVEDNISSLADLPIGHLHTLQELNVAKNNVDSLKLPKYFSNLTFLQFLSLKSNKISSISIGDLDVLQGEKGLNLSLVLSINDIKYIQPGSFEGIHLHELSLRACFENTSVMKACIQGLAGLQVNRLVLGEFRNIARVEDFSNGLLDGLCQVQLQEFVFICFQRFYNCTDTLFDCLVNTSIIRLVDIYLNQVSAVPTASRIHQLECKTCKFNEVPALKLSFFKELRMLRITKSKYLTGFRQKFVDLPNLEVLDLSENRLSFIQCCSFYLDGTPNLKHLNLSFNSVISLSGGLPFNELVSLDFQHSKLDGLGTVPVFLSLGKLIYIDISYTNTHVESQYAFCGLKSLQVLKMAGNSFKDNNLGDSFVNLTQLLTLDVSSCKLIQVSLSTFSSLGKLQKLNISHNKLLTFDHPAYKPLQALTVLDFSSNQLTVLKEKALENLPSNLVHLDLSYNLWDCSCNHLSFLKWAKEHGELLRSTELMVCNSPEHLKKASMLNFDPSSCQLSAVLVSVYVGTALAGVVFLILIYKYYFNLYYGLVLLSGCRQYADRDDTYDAFVIHSSKDIEWVRKELVETLERGVPPFHLCLHYRDFTPGVPVASNIIQEGFLSSRKVIAVISNHFLESKWCSFEFEIAQSWQFVEGRAGIILIVLEEVDKALLRRKLGLSRYLKRNTYLEWKDREISRHLFWRQLRTALLDGKTEPGRRGN, from the exons ATGTTCGGGAGAGAAGCTCTCTCCATTCCAACCTGTTTTGTGCAGTCTCTGGCCACGCTTTTCCTGTCGCAGCTAATGGCAAGCAGCCTCAACCCCTGTGTGGAG GAGATCACCAACATAACTTACAGATGCATGGAGTTGAACCTCTCTGGAGTTCCAGCTGAAATCCCACCTTCCACCCAGAACTTGGATCTGAGTTTCAACCCGCTGGAGTCACTGACCTCAAATTATTTCTCAGCAGTCCCTGCACTGAGGTTTCTGGACCTCACTAG GTGTCACATCCAGACAATTGAAGACTATGCTTTTGAGGATCTTCATAACTTGCTCACCTTGATTCTGACTGCAAATCCCCTCTGGCACCTGGGACCAAAAGCCTTCTATAGTTTGACATCCCTGCAGAAGCTGGTAGCTGTGGAAGACAACATATCCTCACTAGCTGACCTGCCCATTGGACACTTACATACTCTGCAGGAGCTGAATGTGGCCAAGAACAATGTAGACTCTTTGAAGCTCCCCAAATATTTCTCCAACCTGACTTTTCTCCAGTTCCTGAGCCTTAAATCGAACAAGATCTCATCTATCTCCATAGGAGACCTGGATGTTTTGCAAGGAGAGAAGGGGCTCAACCTATCATTAGTGCTGTCTATCAATGATATAAAATATATTCAGCCGGGCTCCTTTGAGGGGATTCATCTTCATGAGCTGTCTCTGAGGGCTTGTTTTGAGAACACCAGTGTTATGAAGGCTTGCATCCAAGGCCTTGCTGGCTTACAGGTCAACAGACTAGTGCTTGGAGAGTTCAGAAACATTGCAAGAGTGGAGGACTTTAGTAATGGGCTCCTGGATGGACTGTGTCAGGTTCAGCTGCAGGAGTTTGTGTTCATTTGCTTCCAGAGGTTTTATAATTGCACAGACACTCTCTTCGACTGCCTGGTCAACACCTCCATTATTCGGCTGGTGGATATCTACCTCAACCAGGTGTCAGCGGTCCCGACAGCCTCCAGAATACACCAGCTGGAATGCAAGACCTGCAAGTTTAATGAGGTGCCTGCCCTGAAGCTGTCCTTCTTCAAAGAACTGAGAATGCTTCGGATCACCAAGAGCAAATACCTCACTGGCTTCCGGCAGAAATTTGTGGATCTGCCTAACCTGGAGGTCCTGGATCTGAGTGAGAACCGGCTCAGCTTCATTCAATGCTGCTCCTTTTACCTGGATGGGACTCCAAACTTGAAGCACTTGAACTTGAGCTTCAACTCCGTAATCAGCCTGTCCGGAGGCTTGCCTTTCAATGAGCTGGTATCTCTGGACTTTCAGCACTCGAAGCTGGATGGTCTTGGCACCGTCCCTGTCTTCCTCTCCCTTGGGAAACTCATCTACATTGATATTTCCTACACCAACACTCATGTCGAGTCCCAGTATGCGTTCTGTGGCTTAAAGTCCCTGCAAGTGCTCAAGATGGCCGGCAACTCCTTTAAGGACAACAACCTGGGTGACAGCTTCGTGAACCTGACCCAGCTGCTCACCCTGGATGTTTCCAGCTGTAAATTGATACAGGTGTCTCTGAGCACATTTTCTTCCCTTGGTAAATTGCAAAAGCTAAACATCAGCCACAACAAGCTGCTGACCTTTGACCACCCGGCCTACAAGCCTCTCCAGGCCCTCACTGTCCTGGACTTTAGCAGCAACCAGCTGACTGTCTTGAAAGAAAAGGCTCTGGAGAACCTGCCGAGCAACTTGGTGCACCTGGACCTCTCTTACAACCTGTGGGACTGCTCCTGCAACCACCTGAGTTTCCTGAAGTGGGCCAAGGAGCATGGGGAGCTGCTCCGGAGCACCGAGCTGATGGTCTGCAACAGCCCTGAGCACCTGAAGAAAGCAAGTATGCTGAACTTTGACCCCTCCTCCTGCCAACTCAGTGCCGTTCTGGTGTCCGTCTATGTGGGCACGGCCCTCGCTGGAGTTGTGTTCTTGATCCTCATTTACAAATACTACTTCAACCTGTACTACGGGCTGGTGCTGCTCAGCGGGTGCCGGCAGTACGCGGACAGGGACGACACCTACGACGCCTTTGTCATCCACTCCAGCAAGGACATTGAGTGGGTGAGAAAGGAACTGGTCGAGACCTTGGAGAGGGGAGTGCCCCCCTTCCACCTCTGCCTCCACTACCGGGACTTCACACCGGGGGTGCCCGTCGCCTCCAACATCATCCAAGAAGGGTTCCTGAGCAGCAGGAAAGTCATCGCCGTCATCTCCAACCACTTCCTGGAGAGCAAGTGGTGCAGCTTTGAGTTTGAGATCGCCCAGTCCTGGCAGTTCGTGGAGGGCAGAGCTGGCATCATCCTGATTGTCCTGGAGGAGGTGGATAAGGCGCTGCTGAGGCGTAAGCTGGGGCTGTCCCGCTACCTGAAGAGGAACACCTACCTCGAGTGGAAGGACAGGGAAATAAGCAGGCACCTCTTCTGGAGGCAGCTGAGAACAGCCTTGCTAGATGGCAAAACAGAACCAGGAAGGAGGGGAAACTAA
- the TLR4 gene encoding toll-like receptor 4 isoform X2, with the protein MELNLSGVPAEIPPSTQNLDLSFNPLESLTSNYFSAVPALRFLDLTRCHIQTIEDYAFEDLHNLLTLILTANPLWHLGPKAFYSLTSLQKLVAVEDNISSLADLPIGHLHTLQELNVAKNNVDSLKLPKYFSNLTFLQFLSLKSNKISSISIGDLDVLQGEKGLNLSLVLSINDIKYIQPGSFEGIHLHELSLRACFENTSVMKACIQGLAGLQVNRLVLGEFRNIARVEDFSNGLLDGLCQVQLQEFVFICFQRFYNCTDTLFDCLVNTSIIRLVDIYLNQVSAVPTASRIHQLECKTCKFNEVPALKLSFFKELRMLRITKSKYLTGFRQKFVDLPNLEVLDLSENRLSFIQCCSFYLDGTPNLKHLNLSFNSVISLSGGLPFNELVSLDFQHSKLDGLGTVPVFLSLGKLIYIDISYTNTHVESQYAFCGLKSLQVLKMAGNSFKDNNLGDSFVNLTQLLTLDVSSCKLIQVSLSTFSSLGKLQKLNISHNKLLTFDHPAYKPLQALTVLDFSSNQLTVLKEKALENLPSNLVHLDLSYNLWDCSCNHLSFLKWAKEHGELLRSTELMVCNSPEHLKKASMLNFDPSSCQLSAVLVSVYVGTALAGVVFLILIYKYYFNLYYGLVLLSGCRQYADRDDTYDAFVIHSSKDIEWVRKELVETLERGVPPFHLCLHYRDFTPGVPVASNIIQEGFLSSRKVIAVISNHFLESKWCSFEFEIAQSWQFVEGRAGIILIVLEEVDKALLRRKLGLSRYLKRNTYLEWKDREISRHLFWRQLRTALLDGKTEPGRRGN; encoded by the exons ATGGAGTTGAACCTCTCTGGAGTTCCAGCTGAAATCCCACCTTCCACCCAGAACTTGGATCTGAGTTTCAACCCGCTGGAGTCACTGACCTCAAATTATTTCTCAGCAGTCCCTGCACTGAGGTTTCTGGACCTCACTAG GTGTCACATCCAGACAATTGAAGACTATGCTTTTGAGGATCTTCATAACTTGCTCACCTTGATTCTGACTGCAAATCCCCTCTGGCACCTGGGACCAAAAGCCTTCTATAGTTTGACATCCCTGCAGAAGCTGGTAGCTGTGGAAGACAACATATCCTCACTAGCTGACCTGCCCATTGGACACTTACATACTCTGCAGGAGCTGAATGTGGCCAAGAACAATGTAGACTCTTTGAAGCTCCCCAAATATTTCTCCAACCTGACTTTTCTCCAGTTCCTGAGCCTTAAATCGAACAAGATCTCATCTATCTCCATAGGAGACCTGGATGTTTTGCAAGGAGAGAAGGGGCTCAACCTATCATTAGTGCTGTCTATCAATGATATAAAATATATTCAGCCGGGCTCCTTTGAGGGGATTCATCTTCATGAGCTGTCTCTGAGGGCTTGTTTTGAGAACACCAGTGTTATGAAGGCTTGCATCCAAGGCCTTGCTGGCTTACAGGTCAACAGACTAGTGCTTGGAGAGTTCAGAAACATTGCAAGAGTGGAGGACTTTAGTAATGGGCTCCTGGATGGACTGTGTCAGGTTCAGCTGCAGGAGTTTGTGTTCATTTGCTTCCAGAGGTTTTATAATTGCACAGACACTCTCTTCGACTGCCTGGTCAACACCTCCATTATTCGGCTGGTGGATATCTACCTCAACCAGGTGTCAGCGGTCCCGACAGCCTCCAGAATACACCAGCTGGAATGCAAGACCTGCAAGTTTAATGAGGTGCCTGCCCTGAAGCTGTCCTTCTTCAAAGAACTGAGAATGCTTCGGATCACCAAGAGCAAATACCTCACTGGCTTCCGGCAGAAATTTGTGGATCTGCCTAACCTGGAGGTCCTGGATCTGAGTGAGAACCGGCTCAGCTTCATTCAATGCTGCTCCTTTTACCTGGATGGGACTCCAAACTTGAAGCACTTGAACTTGAGCTTCAACTCCGTAATCAGCCTGTCCGGAGGCTTGCCTTTCAATGAGCTGGTATCTCTGGACTTTCAGCACTCGAAGCTGGATGGTCTTGGCACCGTCCCTGTCTTCCTCTCCCTTGGGAAACTCATCTACATTGATATTTCCTACACCAACACTCATGTCGAGTCCCAGTATGCGTTCTGTGGCTTAAAGTCCCTGCAAGTGCTCAAGATGGCCGGCAACTCCTTTAAGGACAACAACCTGGGTGACAGCTTCGTGAACCTGACCCAGCTGCTCACCCTGGATGTTTCCAGCTGTAAATTGATACAGGTGTCTCTGAGCACATTTTCTTCCCTTGGTAAATTGCAAAAGCTAAACATCAGCCACAACAAGCTGCTGACCTTTGACCACCCGGCCTACAAGCCTCTCCAGGCCCTCACTGTCCTGGACTTTAGCAGCAACCAGCTGACTGTCTTGAAAGAAAAGGCTCTGGAGAACCTGCCGAGCAACTTGGTGCACCTGGACCTCTCTTACAACCTGTGGGACTGCTCCTGCAACCACCTGAGTTTCCTGAAGTGGGCCAAGGAGCATGGGGAGCTGCTCCGGAGCACCGAGCTGATGGTCTGCAACAGCCCTGAGCACCTGAAGAAAGCAAGTATGCTGAACTTTGACCCCTCCTCCTGCCAACTCAGTGCCGTTCTGGTGTCCGTCTATGTGGGCACGGCCCTCGCTGGAGTTGTGTTCTTGATCCTCATTTACAAATACTACTTCAACCTGTACTACGGGCTGGTGCTGCTCAGCGGGTGCCGGCAGTACGCGGACAGGGACGACACCTACGACGCCTTTGTCATCCACTCCAGCAAGGACATTGAGTGGGTGAGAAAGGAACTGGTCGAGACCTTGGAGAGGGGAGTGCCCCCCTTCCACCTCTGCCTCCACTACCGGGACTTCACACCGGGGGTGCCCGTCGCCTCCAACATCATCCAAGAAGGGTTCCTGAGCAGCAGGAAAGTCATCGCCGTCATCTCCAACCACTTCCTGGAGAGCAAGTGGTGCAGCTTTGAGTTTGAGATCGCCCAGTCCTGGCAGTTCGTGGAGGGCAGAGCTGGCATCATCCTGATTGTCCTGGAGGAGGTGGATAAGGCGCTGCTGAGGCGTAAGCTGGGGCTGTCCCGCTACCTGAAGAGGAACACCTACCTCGAGTGGAAGGACAGGGAAATAAGCAGGCACCTCTTCTGGAGGCAGCTGAGAACAGCCTTGCTAGATGGCAAAACAGAACCAGGAAGGAGGGGAAACTAA